A single Candoia aspera isolate rCanAsp1 chromosome 7, rCanAsp1.hap2, whole genome shotgun sequence DNA region contains:
- the LOC134501403 gene encoding tubulin alpha-8 chain yields the protein MRECISVHVGQAGVQIGNACWELFCLEHGIQPDGTFQTQPNKFKDDDSFTTFFSETRTGKHVPRAVMVDLEPTVVDEVRAGTYRQLFHPEQLIAGKEDAANNYARGHYTIGKESIDMVLDRIRKLTDSCCGLQGFLIFHSFGGGTGSGFTSLMMERLSVDYGKKSKLEFAIYPAPQVSTAVVEPYNSILTTHTTLEHSDCAFMVDNEAIYDICRRNLDIERPTYTNLNRLISQIVSSITASLRFDGALNVDLTEFQTNLVPYPRIHFPLVTYAPIISSEKAYHEQLSVAEITSSCFEANNQMVKCDPRHGKYMACCMLYRGDVVPKDVNVAIAAIKTKRTIQFVDWCPTGFKVGINYQPPTIVPGGDLAQVQRAVCMLSNTTAIAEAWARLDHKFDLMYAKRAFVHWYVGEGMEEGEFSEAREDLAALEKDYEEVGTDSFEEENDGEEF from the exons CGTGAATGCATCTCTGTTCACGTTGGACAAGCTGGAGTTCAAATTGGCAATGCATGTTGGGAGCTCTTCTGTCTGGAACACGGCATTCAGCCTGATGGCACTTTCCAAACTCAACCCAACAAGTTTAAAGATGATGACTCTTTTACCACGTTCTTCAGTGAAACACGCACAGGGAAGCATGTGCCACGAGCTGTTATGGTCGACTTAGAACCCACAGTAGTAG ATGAAGTGCGGGCTGGAACTTACCGCCAGCTTTTCCACCCAGAGCagctgattgctggcaaggaggatGCAGCTAATAACTATGCCCGTGGTCACTACACTATTGGAAAGGAGAGTATTGATATGGTACTGGATCGTATTCGCAAGCTG ACAGATTCCTGCTGTGGTTTACAAGGATTCCTGATTTTCCACAGTTTTGGAGGAGGCACGGGATCAGGCTTCACTTCCTTGATGATGGAACGCTTGTCCGTGGATTATGGCAAGAAGTCCAAACTGGAATTTGCTATCTATCCAGCTCCTCAGGTATCCACAGCAGTGGTGGAGCCCTACAATTCTATCCTGACCACCCACACCACCTTGGAACACTCTGACTGTGCCTTCATGGTGGACAACGAGGCCATCTATGACATCTGCCGTCGTAATTTGGACATTGAGCGTCCCACGTACACCAACCTGAACCGACTCATCAGCCAGATCGTCTCCTCCATCACTGCCTCCCTGCGCTTCGATGGTGCCCTCAACGTGGACCTGACTGAATTCCAGACCAACCTGGTGCCCTACCCTCGCATCCACTTCCCCTTGGTGACCTATGCGCCCATCATCTCCTCTGAGAAGGCCTACCATGAGCAGCTCTCTGTGGCTGAGATCACCAGCTCCTGTTTTGAGGCCAACAACCAGATGGTGAAATGTGACCCCCGTCATGGCAAGTACATGGCTTGCTGCATGCTCTATCGTGGAGATGTGGTGCCCAAAGATGTCAATGTAGCAATTGCTGCTATCAAGACCAAGAGAACAATCCAGTTTGTGGACTGGTGTCCAACTGGCTTCAAG GTTGGCATCAATTATCAACCCCCAACCATAGTGCCTGGGGGTGACCTTGCTCAAGTGCAGCGAGCTGTTTGCATGCTGAGCAACACCACTGCCATTGCCGAGGCCTGGGCAAGGTTGGACCACAAGTTTGACCTGATGTATGCCAAGCGAGCCTTTGTGCATTGGTATGTTGGCGAAGGCATGGAGGAAGGAGAGTTTTCTGAGGCCCGGGAAGATTTGGCTGCATTGGAGAAAGACTATGAGGAAGTTGGAACAGAttcttttgaagaagaaaatgatGGGGAAGAATTTTGA